One stretch of Tepidibacter hydrothermalis DNA includes these proteins:
- a CDS encoding DMT family transporter: MSRQLKADLALLFVTIGWGASFILTKNSLSELETYNFLAIRFFIAFIISSCIFFKNMIKADKKSIKYELILGIILYAHYAFQTVGLNYTTPSKSAFITGSNVIMVPILSALMIKEFPQKKSLVSAILALIGLAMLTLNENITSINRGDIYTLICAVVFAIYIIFVGKYTWECESIALAVIQFGVVAFLSSITSIAIESPVMPSSNDIWINIIILSVICTSGAFIIQSVAQKFTTSNHTALIYSAEPVFAAMFGYFLYSEVITIKTGIGAFLILLGMIISEVEFNIFLKAKENEEDNLINNE; this comes from the coding sequence ATGAGCAGACAATTAAAAGCGGATCTAGCTTTACTATTTGTAACTATAGGATGGGGAGCTTCTTTTATACTTACAAAAAATTCATTATCTGAATTAGAAACATATAATTTTTTAGCTATAAGATTTTTTATAGCTTTTATAATATCAAGTTGTATATTCTTTAAAAATATGATTAAAGCAGATAAGAAAAGTATAAAATATGAACTTATATTAGGTATTATACTTTATGCACATTATGCATTTCAAACAGTTGGTCTTAATTATACAACCCCTTCAAAATCTGCATTTATAACTGGTTCAAATGTTATAATGGTACCTATACTATCAGCTCTTATGATTAAGGAATTTCCTCAAAAAAAATCATTAGTAAGTGCAATACTTGCCTTAATAGGGCTTGCTATGTTAACTTTAAATGAAAACATAACAAGTATTAATAGGGGGGATATATATACTTTGATATGCGCTGTTGTATTTGCTATATACATAATATTTGTAGGAAAATATACTTGGGAATGTGAATCTATAGCATTAGCTGTTATTCAATTTGGAGTGGTTGCTTTTTTAAGTTCTATAACTTCGATTGCGATAGAAAGTCCTGTAATGCCATCTAGTAATGATATTTGGATTAATATAATTATATTAAGTGTGATATGTACTTCAGGTGCATTTATAATACAAAGTGTTGCTCAAAAGTTTACGACTTCAAATCATACAGCCTTAATTTATTCAGCAGAGCCTGTTTTTGCAGCTATGTTCGGATATTTTTTATATTCTGAAGTTATTACTATAAAAACAGGAATAGGAGCATTCTTAATACTCTTAGGAATGATAATATCTGAAGTTGAGTTTAATATATTTTTAAAGGCAAAAGAAAATGAAGAAGATAACTTAATAAATAATGAATAA